The following proteins come from a genomic window of Kwoniella bestiolae CBS 10118 chromosome 3, complete sequence:
- a CDS encoding protein-L-isoaspartate O-methyltransferase, which produces MAWRSGGRSNAELIDNMVKNGLIISPQIAEAMRKVDRKNYVPDQMYAYEDSPQRIGFGATISAPHMHAHACENLLSFLPVANSPHTGAILDVGSGSGYLTAVLHHLAPHSLVIGIDHIQGLVDQSISNLKKDGVPLGPGKDGKGGVIMICGDGRKGSPEHAPFSIIHVGAAAPEIPQPLIDQLAKPGRMFIPVGQGSQDIWQIDKSDTGEVTKKKLFGVMYVPLTDADKQWKSEL; this is translated from the exons ATGGCTTGGAGATCAGGCGGGAGGAGCAATGCCGAG CTCATCGACAATATGGTGAAGAACGGGTTGATAATTTCCCCCCAAATCGCCGAG GCAATGCGTAAAGTCGATAGGAAAAACTACGTCCCAGATCAAATGTACGCCTACGAAGATTCCCCTCA ACGTATAGGCTTCGGAGCCACCATATCCGCACCTCACATGCACGCCCACGCATGCGAGAACCTCCTATCTTTCCTGCCAGTTGCCAACTCCCCTCATACAGGTGCGATCCTAGATGTAGGGAGTGGATCGGGATACC TCACCGCTGTCCTGCATCACCTAGCACCCCATTCCCTCGTAATAGGCATAGACCACATCCAAGGTCTAGTCGACCAATCCATCTCTAATCTCAAGAAAGATGGTGTACCCCTCGGACCAGGGAAAGATGGCAAGGGAGGGGTAATCATGATTTGCggagatgggaggaaagggTCGCCTGAACATGCCCCCTTCTCAATTATACATGTAGGAGCGGCTGCTCCGGAGATACCTCAACCGCTCATCGACCAG CTCGCTAAGCCCGGTAGGATGTTCATACCCGTTGGTCAAGGCTCGCAAG ATATTTGGCAGATCGATAAGTCAGATACAGGCGAGgtgacgaagaagaaactATTTGGTGTTATG TATGTCCCTCTTACCGATGCTGACAAACAATGGAAGAGCGAATTGTGA